The following coding sequences are from one Beggiatoa alba B18LD window:
- a CDS encoding Eco57I restriction-modification methylase domain-containing protein — translation MSLFRKKVIDKNLTIQTIPAEHYEKLNNWQTLIETKALEKETEISLQGIFMQNIMVDVLGYVPFGQAKTFNIMREYPIARGKVDLALGTFSPDKKNDQLQAVFELKGAKTKNLDAIMSGRHISPVQQAWNYARNARGCQWVLVSNYLEIRLYAVGETSLVYEHFDLAKLTEPAEYSRFILCLHASNLLTGKTYALLEQSRQADKDITAQLYNDYRGLRENLLAQLIEDNPNYSPLELIAPAQKLLDRILFIAFAEDNALLPANSLEQAYKYKDIYNKRPIFDNFKGLFNAINKGNDELKIFAYNGGLFANDKLIDKLQVSDNLCQQFCELAKYDFNFEIPVTILGHIFEQSITDLEEIHQQIVSGEAFNIAKKAHAVSGKRKQHGIVYTPDHITAFIVEQTLGDYLQSCFLSCLAEFGTLQADGVIEWRKGKQIELKFWYAWQTVLKNIKIVDPACGSGAFLIAAFDFLHAEYTRINQKVSELTNSPISDLFDLDKEILQNNLNGVDLNPESIEISKLSLWLKTAKKDKKLALINQQLQVGNSLGFHEPAPNSSFYWQQHFAKIIENGGFDVVLGNPPYVRQEFLSDLKPYFQEKYQVYHGVVDLYAYFFELGFKLLKPQGMLGFICSSTFFKTSSGKPLREFLQKTATLTKVVDFGDLQIFEGVTTYPAILIFKNQPATAESQIKTLILKDKLPENLSDVFTEQHGVMAHAQLNAESWQIEDARLNQLRAKLTQGYPTLKTVYGSPLYGIKTGLNEAFIVDRMTRDELMQQSLKKPVHSSLYRGVLTGLNEAFILDRTTRDSLIQQDAKSAELLKPFLEGKDLKKWHIQPRDLWLILIPKGWTREKMGGQFDEVTAWAWLQKNYISIAQWLEPFAESAQKRTDKGEFWWELRACAYYEEFEKPKIIWADIACENKFFLTQENYYLANTAYMLPCKDYFLLAWLNSKACTLIFTGMSTMIRGGFFRYIRQYIDEIIIPPATDEQKAQIGQLAEQCQQLAEQRYQLEIKLQRRFADLGVQKVNQRLEQWWLLDFQAFQAELKKSYKTEISLKQRDDWESYLEESREKHTILNQQLQALENQINQAVYALFNLTTEEISLIEK, via the coding sequence TTTAGCCCCGACAAAAAAAATGACCAACTACAAGCCGTTTTTGAACTAAAAGGCGCGAAAACTAAAAATTTAGATGCCATCATGAGCGGGCGACATATTTCCCCCGTCCAACAAGCATGGAACTACGCCCGCAATGCACGAGGCTGTCAATGGGTTCTCGTCTCCAATTATTTAGAAATCCGCCTGTATGCCGTCGGTGAAACTTCCCTTGTTTATGAACATTTTGATTTAGCAAAACTCACTGAACCTGCTGAATATTCGCGCTTTATCCTCTGCCTACATGCCTCTAATTTACTCACAGGCAAAACATACGCTTTACTCGAACAAAGTCGCCAAGCAGACAAAGACATCACTGCTCAACTTTATAATGATTATCGTGGCTTACGTGAAAATTTACTGGCGCAACTGATTGAAGATAACCCTAATTATTCACCGCTTGAACTAATCGCTCCCGCGCAAAAACTGCTCGACCGCATTCTATTTATTGCCTTTGCCGAAGATAACGCCCTTTTACCTGCAAATAGCTTAGAACAAGCCTATAAATATAAAGATATTTATAATAAACGTCCTATTTTTGATAATTTCAAAGGCTTATTTAATGCCATCAATAAAGGTAACGACGAATTAAAAATTTTCGCCTACAACGGCGGATTATTTGCGAACGATAAACTTATCGATAAATTGCAAGTTTCAGATAATTTATGTCAACAATTTTGTGAACTTGCGAAATATGATTTTAATTTTGAAATTCCTGTCACAATTTTAGGGCATATCTTTGAACAATCGATAACTGACCTTGAAGAAATACATCAGCAAATTGTCAGCGGTGAAGCGTTTAATATTGCTAAAAAAGCCCATGCTGTCAGTGGTAAGCGCAAACAACACGGCATTGTTTACACACCCGACCACATCACCGCATTTATTGTCGAACAAACCTTAGGCGATTATTTACAAAGCTGTTTTTTAAGCTGTTTAGCCGAATTCGGCACATTACAAGCGGATGGTGTAATTGAGTGGCGGAAAGGCAAACAAATAGAATTAAAATTTTGGTATGCGTGGCAAACTGTTTTAAAAAATATCAAAATCGTCGACCCCGCTTGTGGTTCTGGCGCGTTTCTCATTGCCGCATTTGATTTTTTACACGCTGAATATACACGGATTAATCAAAAAGTTAGCGAATTAACGAATAGTCCAATTAGTGATTTATTCGATTTAGACAAAGAAATTTTACAAAACAACTTAAACGGCGTTGATTTAAATCCTGAATCGATAGAAATCAGTAAATTATCGTTATGGTTGAAAACCGCGAAAAAAGATAAAAAACTCGCCCTGATTAACCAACAGTTACAAGTTGGTAACAGTTTAGGCTTTCATGAACCCGCACCCAATTCAAGTTTTTATTGGCAACAGCATTTTGCCAAAATTATCGAGAATGGCGGTTTTGATGTTGTTTTAGGCAATCCGCCTTATGTTCGACAAGAATTTCTCAGTGATTTAAAACCCTATTTTCAAGAAAAATATCAGGTTTATCATGGAGTCGTTGATTTATATGCGTACTTTTTCGAGTTAGGCTTTAAGCTCTTAAAACCACAAGGAATGCTTGGCTTTATTTGCTCATCCACATTTTTTAAAACCAGTTCAGGGAAACCCTTACGCGAGTTTTTACAAAAAACGGCGACTTTAACTAAAGTCGTTGATTTTGGGGATTTACAAATTTTTGAAGGGGTCACGACATATCCTGCTATTTTGATTTTTAAAAATCAGCCTGCAACGGCTGAAAGTCAAATTAAAACCCTTATTTTAAAGGATAAATTGCCTGAAAATTTAAGCGATGTTTTTACCGAACAGCATGGCGTGATGGCGCACGCACAGTTAAATGCGGAGAGTTGGCAAATTGAAGATGCACGTTTAAATCAGTTGCGAGCGAAATTAACACAGGGTTATCCGACGCTTAAAACGGTTTACGGCTCGCCACTTTACGGAATTAAAACGGGTTTAAATGAGGCGTTTATTGTTGACCGCATGACACGTGATGAATTGATGCAACAAAGTCTGAAAAAACCCGTACATAGCTCGTTATATCGTGGTGTATTAACGGGTTTAAATGAGGCATTTATACTTGACCGCACAACACGAGATTCATTAATTCAACAAGATGCTAAATCAGCTGAATTGTTAAAACCATTTTTAGAAGGTAAAGATTTAAAAAAATGGCACATACAACCACGTGATTTATGGTTAATTTTAATACCCAAAGGTTGGACACGGGAAAAAATGGGCGGGCAGTTTGATGAAGTGACTGCATGGGCATGGTTACAAAAAAATTATATATCTATCGCACAATGGCTTGAACCGTTTGCAGAATCAGCTCAAAAGCGTACCGATAAAGGGGAATTTTGGTGGGAATTAAGAGCTTGTGCTTATTATGAAGAATTTGAGAAACCCAAAATTATCTGGGCGGATATTGCTTGTGAAAATAAGTTCTTTTTGACACAGGAGAATTATTATTTAGCAAATACAGCGTATATGTTGCCTTGTAAGGATTATTTTTTATTAGCTTGGTTAAATTCAAAGGCTTGTACTTTAATTTTCACGGGTATGAGTACAATGATACGCGGTGGTTTCTTTCGCTATATTCGTCAATATATTGATGAAATTATAATTCCCCCCGCTACCGACGAACAAAAAGCCCAGATTGGACAACTTGCCGAGCAATGCCAACAGTTAGCAGAGCAACGTTATCAGTTAGAAATTAAATTACAACGCCGTTTTGCGGATTTAGGTGTGCAGAAGGTCAACCAGAGACTAGAACAATGGTGGTTATTAGACTTTCAAGCCTTTCAAGCGGAATTAAAAAAATCGTATAAAACGGAAATCAGTTTAAAACAACGTGATGATTGGGAAAGTTATTTAGAAGAATCCCGCGAAAAACACACAATCCTTAATCAACAGCTTCAGGCATTAGAAAATCAGATAAATCAAGCGGTTTATGCGTTATTTAATTTAACAACGGAAGAAATTAGTTTGATAGAAAAGTGA
- a CDS encoding helix-turn-helix domain-containing protein yields MSKQYRSEIIAAIHETAENLHESGLLDKQTMRKFDEHCLTPIVPLCSEQIRRIRERENGSQTIFARYMNVSKNTVSQWERGEKTPSGASLKLLSLINKKGLVAIA; encoded by the coding sequence ATGTCTAAACAATACCGTAGTGAAATCATAGCGGCAATTCATGAAACTGCTGAAAACCTTCATGAATCAGGCTTACTTGATAAACAAACAATGCGCAAATTTGATGAACACTGCTTAACCCCCATTGTCCCGCTATGTTCTGAACAAATTCGTCGCATCCGTGAACGTGAAAACGGGAGCCAAACTATTTTTGCGCGTTATATGAATGTTTCAAAAAACACAGTCAGTCAGTGGGAACGTGGTGAAAAGACACCGTCGGGAGCTTCACTTAAATTGCTCTCATTGATAAACAAAAAAGGACTGGTGGCAATTGCTTAA
- a CDS encoding HNH endonuclease signature motif containing protein, with product MTDTNDIPKKRKSIPAKTKAKLQKEIKSECPFCGNEDVGHFQVHHIDENPSNDVFSNLLLICPICHSKITKGDINSEVVLQKKISLSQENTTNQNHTTTKVNNFNAPINNAVVGDNNAVNINTTVVKKATKKVVNKYPEGSIGSDIHKKNYISYLITRYNEYKEWEVGKENMSYGFFGSKLKERFKVGKDSSIYHVPLERFEELADYIKSRVDKTVLAKTKGKEHKNYSSFSEYIEQTIGDNYTQNSS from the coding sequence ATGACAGATACAAATGATATTCCCAAAAAAAGAAAGTCTATCCCTGCAAAAACTAAAGCTAAATTGCAGAAAGAGATAAAATCTGAATGTCCATTTTGTGGTAATGAAGATGTTGGACATTTCCAAGTTCATCATATAGATGAAAATCCTAGTAATGATGTATTTAGTAATCTACTTCTTATCTGTCCTATTTGCCATTCAAAAATTACCAAGGGAGATATTAACTCTGAAGTAGTTTTGCAGAAAAAAATTAGTCTTTCTCAGGAAAATACGACTAACCAAAACCACACAACTACAAAAGTCAATAATTTTAATGCTCCTATTAATAATGCTGTGGTTGGAGATAATAACGCTGTAAATATCAATACTACAGTTGTAAAAAAAGCGACTAAAAAAGTTGTCAATAAATATCCCGAAGGTTCTATCGGTTCAGATATTCACAAAAAGAATTACATTAGCTACTTAATAACTCGTTATAACGAATATAAAGAGTGGGAGGTAGGTAAAGAAAATATGAGTTATGGTTTTTTTGGTTCAAAATTGAAAGAGCGATTTAAAGTTGGAAAAGATAGTTCAATTTATCATGTTCCGTTAGAACGTTTTGAAGAACTAGCTGATTACATAAAATCCCGTGTTGATAAAACAGTTTTAGCGAAAACAAAAGGTAAAGAACACAAAAATTACTCGAGTTTTTCAGAGTATATCGAACAGACTATTGGTGATAATTACACACAAAATTCATCATAA
- a CDS encoding PAS domain S-box protein → MKRGFFLQQKLAVKQSVLVLSVAILLGFIISVSLVFWDFINTRQSIDDIAHQLLNAIKGTAIRACYTIDTALAGEVLDGLMQFHAIEYAKLQTEHGEILAERTRLKIGQDSNNYFLMLLFGEHIPFHIPLNYLNPHTQKQEFVGDLTIILQGSVAGHNFWHRTLAELSFGILRSLLLAIALLMISRQMTTKPLTKIVDALKQINLATLPETNAQLSCFPSHQQDEIGELIHSTNALLTEVAYRAQQLLASERRYRLTLVAVNDGIWDWDLIHKQVVWNARCYEMLGYSTDTLPINTHQWQNLLHPDDKAVTLDILRAKAKNGESFCITFRLKTNADTWLWVEGRGQVIEWLDKRAIRMLGTLTDISARKQTELALRESESYNKILFAGSYIPLIVLDPDTKCFIDCNTAAVNIYGFKQREEVLGKTPLDVSAPYQLDGSPSALIAYAHLEQCIINQYHVFEWQHQRTNGELWEAEVHLMSFQHNGRQLIQFSLQDITQRKQTELALRLSEARYRSIAKNFPNGAILLFDHELRYVLADGMGLAETGLDQIQMEGKTLKEVVSYQLAEVLEPIYRRVLEGESIVMETPCNEFVYIASYTPLRDEEGQIINGMVVTQNITQRKQAEQLLEGILNSSMNGIMAFQCIRNDLGEVIDFEIILANEMAVNLVTARKTDLLGKRFLNIVPHSLVTGMFANYVAVAETGAPLDKEWFFGFAQQTPAWYHLIAVKLSDGFTITFQNISTRKQIEMTLHKTTRQLEGILRHSPALIGVLNAQGQYLLVNKALEDLWQLPTYRLLEHTVQELINSNVINERLTRVVKDKESFTVEDALPISNHERYFVTTLFPIEMEQECLIGAVALDITERKLAEQALQQAKETAEIANHTKSAFLANMSHELRTPLNGILGYAQLLMRDNSLTDNQKNFVHIIQKSGEYLLTLVSDVLDLSKIEAGKLELVPSDFCLTDFLNEIVLLFSQHLQQKGINFIYQQIPPPSSLENTPQPNIFPLLVYADETRLRQVLLNLLSNAAKFTFNGYVSFKTVYHDNHIRFEVEDTGIGIPADKIESIFRPFEQIHNAKTHKIEGTGLGLSISRQLVEMMGGQLEVQSVVGQGSVFWFEIALTVKEYKQLHQLTPLVQQAIGYTGKRRSILIVDDANSNRELLVSLLQSLGFTTFEANDGLEALARVQAHHPDIILMDLKMPYLDGVHCVKQLRQQPESAGLIIIGISATVFTETREEFMAAGCNDFLEKPININQLLEKIQFYCQLEWVYDPLHSNKVESHDYDEATMNVLPIASLDELWALANIGKVKGFIETAEDLATKYVEANAFLRHLMTLARCFELEQLKQLLIDVREKQLSAKKLPQPKENHQQ, encoded by the coding sequence ATGAAACGAGGGTTCTTTTTGCAACAAAAGCTTGCTGTTAAGCAATCAGTTCTTGTTTTGTCCGTTGCAATTCTTTTAGGGTTTATCATCAGTGTGTCGCTGGTCTTTTGGGATTTTATTAATACACGTCAATCTATTGATGATATTGCTCATCAATTGTTAAACGCGATAAAAGGTACTGCCATTCGAGCGTGTTATACGATAGACACCGCGTTAGCGGGAGAAGTTTTAGACGGTTTAATGCAATTTCATGCCATTGAGTATGCAAAATTACAAACAGAGCATGGGGAGATTCTAGCCGAGCGCACTCGTCTCAAAATAGGGCAAGATAGCAATAATTATTTTCTAATGCTCTTGTTTGGCGAGCATATTCCTTTTCATATCCCTTTAAATTATCTGAACCCCCATACACAGAAACAAGAATTCGTCGGTGATTTAACGATTATATTACAAGGGTCTGTTGCGGGGCATAATTTTTGGCATCGTACTTTAGCAGAGCTATCATTTGGAATTTTGAGAAGTTTGTTATTAGCGATTGCCTTATTAATGATATCGCGACAAATGACAACTAAGCCATTAACAAAAATTGTTGATGCGTTAAAACAAATCAATTTAGCCACATTGCCAGAGACAAACGCACAATTAAGCTGTTTTCCCAGTCATCAGCAAGATGAAATTGGCGAGTTAATCCATTCTACGAATGCCTTATTAACAGAAGTTGCTTATCGAGCACAACAATTATTAGCCAGTGAACGACGGTATCGCTTAACCTTAGTGGCAGTTAATGATGGGATTTGGGACTGGGATTTAATTCATAAACAAGTCGTTTGGAATGCCCGTTGTTATGAAATGTTGGGATATTCTACGGATACATTACCTATTAATACTCATCAGTGGCAAAACCTGTTACATCCTGATGATAAAGCTGTCACGCTTGATATTTTGCGTGCAAAAGCGAAAAACGGGGAATCGTTTTGTATTACATTTCGCTTGAAAACCAATGCGGATACATGGTTATGGGTTGAGGGGCGCGGGCAAGTTATTGAATGGCTTGATAAACGAGCAATACGGATGTTAGGAACACTAACAGATATTTCTGCGCGTAAACAAACAGAATTAGCCCTGCGTGAGAGTGAATCATATAACAAAATTTTATTTGCAGGTTCTTATATTCCTTTGATTGTTTTAGACCCTGATACAAAATGTTTTATTGATTGCAATACTGCTGCGGTCAACATTTATGGATTTAAACAGCGTGAAGAGGTATTAGGTAAAACGCCTTTAGATGTCTCTGCACCGTATCAATTAGATGGTTCACCTTCAGCATTAATCGCTTATGCGCATTTAGAACAATGCATTATTAATCAATATCATGTATTTGAATGGCAACATCAGCGTACTAATGGGGAATTGTGGGAAGCTGAAGTACATTTAATGTCTTTTCAACATAACGGACGGCAATTAATTCAATTTAGCTTGCAAGATATTACTCAACGTAAACAAACTGAACTGGCTTTGCGCTTGAGTGAAGCCCGTTATCGCTCCATTGCGAAGAATTTTCCAAATGGCGCGATTTTATTATTTGATCATGAGTTACGTTATGTATTAGCGGATGGCATGGGGTTAGCCGAAACTGGTTTAGACCAGATACAGATGGAGGGGAAAACGTTAAAAGAAGTTGTTTCTTATCAATTGGCTGAAGTATTAGAACCGATTTATCGACGTGTATTAGAAGGGGAATCCATCGTGATGGAAACGCCTTGCAATGAGTTTGTTTATATTGCTTCTTATACACCATTACGTGATGAAGAAGGTCAGATTATTAATGGGATGGTTGTTACCCAAAATATTACCCAACGAAAACAGGCAGAACAGTTATTAGAAGGGATTTTAAATAGCTCCATGAATGGCATCATGGCATTCCAATGTATCAGAAACGACTTGGGAGAAGTTATTGATTTTGAAATTATTTTAGCCAATGAAATGGCAGTTAATTTAGTCACTGCCCGCAAAACAGATTTATTAGGAAAACGCTTTTTAAACATTGTTCCCCATAGTTTAGTAACAGGGATGTTTGCAAACTATGTCGCTGTTGCTGAAACAGGCGCACCGTTAGATAAAGAATGGTTCTTCGGATTTGCACAACAAACACCAGCATGGTATCACCTGATTGCGGTGAAATTAAGTGATGGATTTACAATTACTTTTCAAAATATTAGCACGCGCAAACAAATTGAAATGACCTTACATAAAACCACACGTCAATTAGAAGGGATTTTACGCCATAGTCCCGCGCTGATTGGTGTTTTAAATGCACAAGGTCAATACCTATTAGTTAATAAAGCATTAGAAGATTTATGGCAACTACCAACTTATCGCTTGTTAGAACATACGGTTCAAGAATTAATCAACTCCAATGTTATCAATGAACGCCTTACTCGAGTTGTCAAGGATAAAGAATCATTTACCGTAGAAGATGCATTGCCTATTTCCAATCATGAACGTTATTTTGTTACGACCTTATTTCCGATTGAAATGGAACAAGAATGCTTAATCGGTGCAGTTGCCTTAGACATTACGGAACGGAAATTAGCTGAACAAGCCTTACAACAAGCGAAAGAAACCGCTGAAATTGCAAATCATACAAAAAGTGCTTTTTTAGCAAACATGAGTCATGAACTACGTACCCCGCTGAATGGTATTTTAGGTTATGCACAATTATTAATGCGAGATAATAGCTTAACTGATAATCAAAAGAATTTTGTCCATATCATACAAAAGAGTGGAGAATATTTACTCACTTTAGTCAGTGATGTTTTAGATTTATCCAAGATAGAGGCGGGAAAATTAGAGTTAGTACCCAGTGATTTTTGCTTAACCGATTTTTTAAATGAAATCGTATTGTTATTTTCACAACATTTACAACAAAAAGGGATTAATTTTATTTATCAACAAATTCCACCGCCAAGCTCTTTAGAAAACACCCCCCAGCCCAACATTTTCCCCCTGTTGGTATATGCAGATGAAACTCGACTCCGCCAAGTTTTATTAAATTTATTAAGTAATGCTGCCAAATTTACCTTTAACGGCTACGTCTCTTTTAAAACGGTCTATCACGATAATCATATTCGTTTCGAGGTAGAAGATACGGGCATTGGAATTCCTGCGGATAAAATTGAATCCATTTTTAGACCCTTCGAACAAATTCATAATGCAAAAACCCATAAAATTGAAGGAACAGGCTTAGGATTATCAATCAGCCGTCAACTGGTTGAAATGATGGGCGGACAATTAGAAGTACAAAGTGTGGTTGGTCAAGGCAGTGTATTCTGGTTTGAAATTGCATTAACAGTCAAAGAATATAAACAGTTACACCAACTAACGCCCCTTGTACAACAAGCCATTGGTTATACAGGCAAACGACGCAGTATCCTAATCGTTGATGATGCAAACAGTAATCGTGAACTATTAGTCAGTTTGTTACAGTCTTTAGGTTTTACCACTTTTGAAGCAAATGATGGTCTTGAAGCCTTAGCACGTGTACAAGCACATCACCCTGATATTATCCTGATGGATTTAAAAATGCCTTATTTGGACGGCGTGCACTGCGTCAAGCAACTGCGCCAACAGCCTGAAAGTGCAGGCTTAATTATTATCGGAATTTCAGCGACCGTCTTTACAGAAACACGAGAAGAGTTTATGGCAGCAGGCTGTAACGACTTTTTAGAAAAACCAATCAATATCAATCAACTACTAGAAAAAATTCAATTCTATTGTCAACTTGAGTGGGTTTATGACCCATTACATTCCAATAAAGTGGAATCACATGACTATGATGAAGCCACAATGAATGTTTTACCTATTGCCAGCTTAGACGAATTATGGGCATTAGCGAATATTGGCAAAGTAAAAGGATTTATTGAAACTGCGGAAGACTTAGCAACAAAGTATGTTGAAGCGAATGCCTTTTTAAGACACCTAATGACACTCGCTCGCTGTTTTGAACTAGAACAATTAAAACAATTATTGATAGATGTACGTGAAAAACAGTTATCTGCAAAAAAACTTCCTCAACCTAAAGAAAATCATCAGCAATAA